The Candidatus Dormiibacterota bacterium genome has a segment encoding these proteins:
- a CDS encoding DUF6569 family protein, with product MGGDMETTDASTIVQRLLDPAGPGAIRVGPAQAAGTLTLVPLFHEARALPYLLFAHAAGMDLVQVAEVDEAGSVPELLVTNSATRPVLLIEGEVLVGLKQNRTLTTTILVPAGTTTLVPVACVEQGRWNRRSAFVRSDDYLLSPRVRQLTSESVVRGVRASGSYRADQGAVWRGVEEELDGHAIDSPTHAYSDVNLRRDAEIRALLAGIRPMPGQTGVVAVVDGRPRCADLVDRSTTFRRLWRRIVGSYAADALRPDALDTSPVTTGDVAAWLHALTVAEATVHPAVGLGSTVALTLADCTATALVAGGRVVHLTAFAAPARGGQAELPR from the coding sequence GTGGGGGGAGACATGGAGACCACCGACGCCTCGACGATCGTCCAGCGGCTGCTGGATCCCGCCGGCCCGGGCGCGATCCGCGTCGGCCCCGCGCAGGCGGCCGGCACGCTCACCCTGGTGCCTCTCTTCCATGAGGCGCGCGCTCTCCCCTACCTCCTGTTCGCCCACGCCGCCGGCATGGACCTGGTCCAGGTCGCGGAGGTCGACGAGGCGGGATCGGTTCCCGAGCTGCTGGTGACCAACTCCGCCACCAGGCCGGTGCTCCTCATCGAGGGCGAGGTGCTGGTCGGCCTGAAGCAGAACCGCACCCTGACCACGACCATCCTCGTCCCCGCCGGGACGACCACGCTCGTCCCCGTCGCCTGCGTCGAGCAGGGCCGCTGGAACCGCCGGTCGGCGTTCGTTCGCAGCGACGACTACCTGCTCTCCCCGCGGGTGCGCCAGCTCACGAGCGAGTCGGTGGTCCGCGGGGTGCGGGCTTCCGGCTCGTACCGCGCCGACCAGGGCGCGGTGTGGAGAGGCGTCGAGGAGGAGCTCGACGGGCACGCGATCGACTCGCCGACCCACGCGTACTCCGACGTCAACCTCCGGCGGGACGCGGAGATCCGGGCCCTGCTCGCCGGCATCCGGCCGATGCCGGGTCAGACCGGGGTGGTCGCGGTTGTCGACGGCCGGCCCCGCTGCGCGGACCTGGTGGACAGGTCGACGACCTTCCGGCGGCTCTGGCGGCGGATCGTCGGCAGCTATGCCGCCGATGCCCTCCGCCCCGACGCGCTCGACACCAGCCCGGTGACCACCGGCGACGTCGCCGCCTGGCTCCACGCGCTGACCGTGGCGGAGGCCACCGTGCATCCCGCCGTGGGGCTGGGCTCGACGGTCGCCCTCACCCTCGCCGACTGCACCGCGACCGCCCTGGTGGCCGGCGGCCGGGTCGTCCACCTCACCGCCTTCGCCGCCCCTGCCCGCGGTGG